Genomic DNA from Gimesia aquarii:
CGTTCGATGGCCAAACTACAGGAGATTTTGAAGAACGAAGATGAATTCAAAAGCATGTTAAGTAACGACTGATGCTTACTCTGCTTCGTTTGCAAGTTGGGGCGACAGTTCTGTGTTGATGCGGTCGATCATTTGCCGAAGTCTTCCCAGATTCTTTCGATTGAAAATCAGGGAAATACGTGGCAAGTCAGTCAAGTGAGAATCGTCTTTTTCCAACTCGTGTGCATCGACTTTAGAGATGATACCTGAGGCTAGTATATCTTTGAATTCATCATTCAGTTTTTCGATAAATTCATTGCTCGGTTCAACATGCAAACGTAGCACTAAGCGACCGCTCACATAGCGCATACTGTTATAAACACTATAAAAACCGATAATCTCATCGACTGCATCTTCAAGGTTATCAGTAATATAAAAGAGGGATAAATCTTCTTCTGAAATCAGTTCCTGCTTGAGGAGATTGTTTTTGATAAATGCTTCCCAATCTTTCCAGTAAGTATCACCGGGAGTATCCAACAGCACAATTGGCATTGGGTCGCGTTTGCCGGTTTGGACTAAGGTCAATGTTTCGAATGCTTCATCCAGTGTTCCAAACCCACCGGCACAACAGACGATTGCATGAACTTCTTTCACAAACAATAGTTTTCGTGTGAAGAAATAATTTAAGTTAACCAGCTTCTCGTCTTTGTGAATGACATAGTTGGGCTCCTGCTCGAAGGGGAGCATAATATTGACACCCATGGACATATCTGTGCCTGCACCGACATGGGCTGCTTCCATGATTCCAGGGCCTGCGCCGGTGACCGTCATCCATTTTTCTTCAGCCATTCGGCGGCCGAATTGAAGTGCCTGCTGGTAAGCGGGATCGTCAGGTAGCGTTCGTGCAGAACCAAAGACTGTCACTTTACGCTGCTTGCGATAAGGAGTGAATACCTTGAACGCGTATCTTAGCTCTTTCAGCGCACGATCAAGTATTTTGAGATCACCACGGGTTGCCTGATCCTGTTTTAATTTATCTGCCGTCTCTTTGATGGTGGCGATGATTGACTCATGCGCATAGAGCTCCGAACTATGCTCTGTGGGCAACACGTCTGATTCGGAGACTTCAGGTCGTGTTTTTCGATACTTCCTCGACATGATTCATTAATCCTTTAACATAACTGGTCGAGATGACTCTTTGTGTGATTGATTTACCCCATCAGGGCGTCCAGAGCTTCATCTCTGGTTTCATAAATTGCCCAAAGAGTGTCGAGTGCGGTAATTCTCAATAGCTCGTTTGCCATTTTGCTCGCACCACATAATACAAGCTCACCACCTCTACTTCTGACGTGTTTAT
This window encodes:
- a CDS encoding LOG family protein; the encoded protein is MSRKYRKTRPEVSESDVLPTEHSSELYAHESIIATIKETADKLKQDQATRGDLKILDRALKELRYAFKVFTPYRKQRKVTVFGSARTLPDDPAYQQALQFGRRMAEEKWMTVTGAGPGIMEAAHVGAGTDMSMGVNIMLPFEQEPNYVIHKDEKLVNLNYFFTRKLLFVKEVHAIVCCAGGFGTLDEAFETLTLVQTGKRDPMPIVLLDTPGDTYWKDWEAFIKNNLLKQELISEEDLSLFYITDNLEDAVDEIIGFYSVYNSMRYVSGRLVLRLHVEPSNEFIEKLNDEFKDILASGIISKVDAHELEKDDSHLTDLPRISLIFNRKNLGRLRQMIDRINTELSPQLANEAE